The genomic interval CGCTTTGGCCATTGATATGATTATAGCTTGGCGTATCCATTACCTGACTACTTTAGGACAAGAAACACCTGATGTCCCTTGTACTGTCTACTTCAGCGATTCTGAATGGAAAGCATTGACAACTTTTGCGAACAAGGTCAAGGAGCCTCCTGATTTACCTCCAAGCCTCAATGATGCCGTGCGGCTTTTAGGTAAACTTGGCGGTCATCTGGGTCGCCGTGGTGATGGCCATCCCGGAAGTGAAGTACTTTGGCGAGGCATGTCACGTTTGGCTGATATTGAAGTTGCTTACGAACTTTACACCACTTAGCCTTCAGCTCAATTGGCCGTACAACTACGGTGCTCTTGAAATTTGTGGGTAAAGATTAGCTTGATAGAGGGGACTTCTTATCTCCCCCCTAAAAAGAGGGGCCGGGGGTGTGTAAATTTTTCGAAAACCTTATTTGTTTGACTATATCTCCAGGGGCTTTCTCTTCTTTGAGTTGTTTGTAGTTTTCGATAAATTCTTTTTGTTTTTCAGGGTTTGCTTTGCCTGGAACTATTGTGGTTTTCTTGTAAGTAAAGCCTAATCTATCGAGGGTATGTACCATTCCTTCGGGTGTATAGGTCTTATTGAATGTCTGTTTTACATATTCAACAATTTCTTTTGCCGCGCTATAGTTGTTTTTCCTGATATGATCTTTTAATTGTTCTTCTTGTTCGCAAGTGAGTTTTGGCATACAGCCAACATAATTGTCAGATAAAAGCCCGTCGAAACCTTTATCTTTGTATAGTTTTTCGTAATTCCTGATTGTTTGATCGTCTAACAAGAGCGCTTCTGCTACTTCTTCATAACTCCATCCTGAATCAAGAAGAAGTATAGCTTTGATTCGGTCGGCATGACGTCTATGAGGCTCTTTCTTATGTGCTTTTTTAAATTCTATTCGGGTTTTTTCACTGAGAAATGGATTCATGCAGAATTTAATACTCTAGAAACAATTCAAATGCAAGAAAAAAACAGGTTCTTCTAAAAATAAATGCTTTTTGCTATAACTGCTCGTCACGTCATACAAAAACAACTTCGGCTTATTGCCTCCTCGTCTTAACTCAAACAGCTTTCGCTCTATCTTTGCCTGATTCTCTGACAACCATGACAAATTATCGTACAGATTGTTCTCGTCAAACCCACGCTTCATATCCAGGACGTCACCCGCAGCATGTATCTGCGCCAGCCTTACTGCAGACAGTCTTGACCCCTGGCCTATTACCCTTGCCATTACTTGCCAAAGCGCCAGCTTTCCTTCAAAGTCCTTTCCCAATGCCTCTTCTATCCCTAATTCCTTTGCCACTTGGTACACGCTCCACGCTGCTCCCACAGACAAACCCTCATGGAGTTTCACCGATTCTGACAATGCGCCCAATGCACAGAGATCGTCTTTATGTGCGAGTGCAAGTCTTATCGCTTCAATCTCCAGGGGAGTGCAATTCGACAGATTCGCAATGGTGCGTTTCTTGACCTTCCCATCCTCACGGTACGATTCCCGCAGAAGGGTAGATCGATAGATTTTTTTACCGGATTTTGACTTGTTCTCTACAATATGCATGTCCACCATTGTACAGATAACAACCATTATCCGTCAAGTATATTGTCGTATAATAACAATATATTAGTGACTACATATTTATTAAAAATACAGCCTTAACAAACTATGTATTAAGCACTTATGCGTTTTGGCAGGGGTGAACATCCGCTATAAGGCCGCAGGATGGATTTTTTTAGGACATTCAACCGGTTTTGCCAGATCATCACAAGGCTATCTTCTGCACAATAAGCCAAAGATGGTCTTTGTTCGCTCATTGAATGCACAAGTCCAAAAACAACTTAACAACCTTAATCTTACCATACAATTAAGAAAGGAGACAAAGCCTATGAAATTATCTTTAAAAGATGCGGAATTTCTTGACCGTTGATGAAGAGGGATTTCCCAAGCAGAGCAAGGTTTTTGAGGGCAATGTGTCGGAGCCTGGTACCCTAAAAGATATTTTGGATGGATTAAAAAAAGAAGACGGTATGTTTTCAAATGATAGAACGATAGTTATGGACGCAGGGATAGCAACGGAAGAGAACATTGCGCTTATCAGGAAGAGTGGCTATAAATATGTGGTCGTCTCGCGCAAGAAATCTTTTGAAGATACTTTTTGGCCTGAAACGGACGAAGAGAAGATTATGTTATCAGACGGGAAAACAACGTTGGGCATGAAATTAGTCCGTACTGAAGAAGAGGCATTCCTTTTATGCCACAGCGAGGCAAAAGAGGCAAAAGAGGCAAAAGAGAAGTCCATCCTTTCCCTGAAAGAACAAAGGTTTGAAGAGGCGCTCTCGGCAATAAAAGAAGGATTAGAGAAGCCAAAAAGACAGAAAAAATATGATACGATCATAGAGAGGATAGGCCGGTTAAAAGAACGCTACAAGGTGGGCAATTTATATACGATCAAAGTGGAACAGACGGATGGCAAAGCGACCGATATCAAATTTAAGAAAAATGCTCAGGCGCAAGCAAAGGAAGAAGCCATAGGCACGTATGTATTACGGACAAACCGACTTGATCTTAGCGGGGAAGAGATATCAAAGCTCCATAGGTCGTTGAGTACTGTTGAGGAAAGTTTTAAAACAATGAAAGGCAACCTTGGTTTACGGCCAAACTTTCACCACACAGATACCCCAACCATTGCCCACGTGCATGTCACTGTATTGGCCTATCACATACTTGCCGGGATATTAAAAAAGCTAAGAACCGCAGGGGTTCATTATAATTGGAATACGATTCGTAATATCCTTGCCACCCATATAAGGGTAACAACGACCATGAACACAAAGGACGGCTGCGTTATTGACGTCAGAACCTGCACAGCGCCCACGGAAAAGCAGCACACGATTTACAATAAACTACAAATTAAACATACACCATTAGGCAGAAAAAATATAAAATCACCCATGAAAACTCAAAGATGTAGTGCCGAAAAATGAAGGACTAAAGTCGTATCACATTGGCAATAAAAGAGATACGATTTCTGCTTGTCGAAGTTGGGTTAAGAATGACCTTGTGTTTACCGGTGGCGCTGGGACCAAAATTGACAGTGACAATCTCCGAAGGGCACTTGACAGGGCATTGCAGAAGGCGGGTATTAGAGACGTACTCCGCATACATTCCGGCATACCTTTGCGACGCGTTTGGCGCAAAGAGGTGTGGATATTTACAAAATAGCAAAACTGCTGGGATATAAAGATATTCGTATGACACTGCGTTATGCCCATCACTGTCCTGATAGTCTGCGGGATGGTGTTCAGATTTTATGGACTGACTACAATTTGACTACAGTTGAGGAAAAACAAGTAGTATCAAATTCCTGAAAACCATTGAAAATAATGGTGGAGCTGAGGGGATTCGAACCCCTGACCTTTTGAATGCCATTCAAACGCGCTCCCAACTGCGCCACAGCCCCACATAGAATAGGTGATAGTTTTTTTAGATGAAGTGTTGGTAAGTTTCAAATATCGATGAGATAAAAAGCTACCATGATACTTGCTGATTGTCAAGGTTTTTCAACAGAAATCAATGGTCTTTTCAATTGATTACGTATGAAATTCTGTTAGAATCTGAATCTGTTTTGTATCGTTGCGAAAGATGAAGAAAGGCACAGGGCTAGATTTACCCACTTGCGCCTTTTTTTAATGGGGAATACGGTACAGTTGGCAATCTGTAATCTGCAGATTGAGGATTGAGGAGGATAAAAATTATTATAAAAACCTCAACTTATTTAGAAGTTACGTTTGTTTTTATTGTCCTATCTATCCTGTGTATCCCTGTTAAAACTAAAAATTATTACTAATTTTTTTGCAATACCTCGCTTTTAAGGAGTAGCTAATGGCGCAAAGGGAGTACAATTTTACCGGTATTGAAACGAAGTGGCAGGGATACTGGGAAGGCTGCGGCTTATTTTATACGGATGATACAAAGAAAAAGGACAAGTTCTATTGCCTGGTAATGTTTCCGTATCCATCCGGCACATTGCATGTAGGACACGGCAGGAATTATATTATCGGAGACGTTGTCGCCCGGTACAAAATGATGAAGGGATACAATGTGCTTTCTCCCATCGGATGGGATGCTTTCGGGCTGCCTGCTGAAAATGCCGCTATCAAAGGAGGTACGCATCCTGCCGCATGGACGCACAAAAATATAAAAGCCATGAAGCACCAGCTTCACCGATGGGGAGTCGGATATGATTGGGACAGGGAAATTACGTCCTGCAATCCTGATTATTATAAATGGACGCAATGGATTTTTCTGAAACTGTATGAGAATGACCTTGCATATAAAAAGAAGGCGGCGGTGAATTGGTGTCCCTCGTGCAGTACGGTATTGGCCAACGAGCAGGTGGTAGATGGATGCTGCGAACGGTGCGACAGCCCTGTGCGGCAAAGGGATCTGGTGCAGTGGTTCTTTCGTATCAGCGACTATGCCCAGAAGCTTCTTGACGATCTTTCGTTGCTGGAAGGATGGCCGGAGCGGGTAAAAACAATGCAGGCGAACTGGATAGGGAGAAGCGAGGGGGTGCGCATTGATTTCCGGCTGGAAGGTTCGGGAGAGATATTGCCTTGTTTCACCACACGGTCCGATACCCTTTATGGCGTTACTTTTGTCTCTTTGGCGCCGGAACATCCGGTAATTGAGCAACTAGTCATCGGTTCTCAGCGCGAGGGCGAGGTGATGGCGTTTGTTGAAAGAGCGAGAAACCAGGGGATGGTGGAACGTACGGCGGAAGATGCCGTAAAAGAGGGGATTTTTACCGGAATGTATGTTATCAATCCGGTTAATAATACAAAAGTACCCCTGTGGGTAGGAAATTATGTGCTCATGGAATATGGTACGGGCGCTGTCATGGGCGTACCTGCGCATGACCAGCGGGATTTCCTTTTTGCAAAAAAATATCATTTGCCGGTTAAGGCCGTTATTCAACCGGAAGGGGAATCATTTGACGCCGAAGCGATGAAAGAGGCCTTTACCTGTGAAGGCGTTCTGGTTAATTCTGAGGCATTTAACGGCATGCCCAATACGAGGGCAATGGTTGCGATTGCTGAGCATCTTGAAACGAAGGGGCTTGGGAAAAGGACGGTGACGTACCGGTTGCGCGACTGGCTAATATCGAGGCAGCGTTATTGGGGAACGCCTATTCCTATTATATATTGCGAGACGTGCGGAACGGTTCCTGTTCCGGAATCACAGCTTCCTGTACTTCTCCCGGAAGAAATCGAGTTTCTGCCACAAGGCATGAACCCCCTGGCAAAGATTGATTTGTTTGTCAACACGACTTGCCCTAAATGTGCAGCGCCTGCAAAGCGCGAGGTTGATACGATGGATACTTTTGTTGATTCGAGCTGGTATTTCCTCCGATACCTTTCTCCTAAGGATAATAATCAGCCTTTCGATAAAAAAAAGGTAAATGTGTGGCTGCCGGTGGATCAGTATATTGGCGGTGTGGAACACGCCATTTTGCATCTTTTATATTCACGGTTTATTACGAAGGCTCTTTATGATCTTGATTTCATCGGATGTAAAGAACCGTTTCACCATCTCTTTACACAGGGGATGATTATTAAGAATGGCGCGAAGATGTCGAAGTCAAAGGGGAATGTGGTAAGCCCTGATGTACTTATCGAAAAGTATGGCGCGGATACCCAGCGTCTTTACACCCTTTTTATAGGGCCGCCGCAGAAAGATGCAGAATGGAACGACCGGGGTGTGCCAGGAGCGCACCGGTTTCTGAACCGGCTCTGGCAAAAGGTTATAGAATTTGAAGAGAGTTATGCAAAGGTTGGGCGCACACAAATTGACATGCAAAAACTTCCCCCGAAGGCAAAGGCAATTTACCGTCAAACGAATCAGACGATTAAAAAGATTACGGATGATTTAGACACTTCGTGGCATTTTAACACGGCGATTGCCTCGATTATGGAATTACTAAATAATATTGATTCATTTAAGGTTGTTGCGCCTCGCAATACGGAAGAAGAATTGGAGTTCCGGGTTTTTAGGTATTCTATGGAAACGATTCTATTGCTCATGGCCCCGTTTGTTCCTCATATTTGTGAAGAATTATGGGAGGCGATGGGGCATAAACCCAGTATCTTCAATAATAAATGGCCAGAATACGACAAGGATGCGATTCAGGAAGAAGAGGTTGAGATTGTTATTCAGGTCAATAGTAAGGTAAGAAGCCACATTTCTGTACCGGTGGATATCAGCGATGAAAATTTAAAAGAACGTGTAATGATAGACGAAAGTGTTATTTTATGCATGAAAGGAAAGACAGAGGTCAAGACCATTATTATTCCCAAAAAACTGGTGAATATTGTGGTGAAATAGGAAGTAGTTGTTGATACCGTGGATTCCTGAATGTAGCGCGAAGTACAACTTCGCTCTATCTCAAAAAAAACGCCGAAGGCTTAACTCCATTCTCGTTCTCAAGTAGCGGCAAGGCATGCCTTGTCGCTACTCGGGGGCACACATGTCCTGGAAGCTCCTGCTTCCATTTAATAAGAAATATTGGGATCAAAAGACGCTTTCAAATATTTTGTAACGGTGTTCCGATCTTTTTTAATATTCAAAACGTAGAGACGCACGGCCGTGCGTCTCTACTTCAGCATAGGAAACTATCCAGGAAGGTATTAATGTCTTTTCGATAGATATCCTTTCGTTTACTTGAATCCTCTATAACAATTCGTACCTTTCTGGCACCCAGTTCATAAGAGTAGGCATGTCTAAACAGATGCCTGAAGGATCGCAGGTTCTCTAATAGCGCATAGCTTTCCTGAGACATCAAAGAAGGTCTGATTCCTTCTATCGATATAGCCATGCGTTTCAATAATTCCACGTGGTATGAAGCTTTATTTGGAATATTGTTCTCGAAGGTATTTGCTACTATTTTGAAAAGATCTTCAAAAGCACAATAAAGATTGTGTAATTGATACGCGATACTTTCTATTCCTGTAGGTCTGTTTTCTTCCTGTCTTCGTTCCTCCAGTTTGGCATAGATGTTTTCTATCTCTCTTATTTGCGCATCTATATCGGCTTTCAATACTGTGAATTTTCCTTTATCCATTTCACCCCATTCTTCTTTATTTTTTCTATCAGCCTGTGTTCCTCTAGTTGTACCACATCTAGCTGGTAGGCTGGAGGCCATTAGCCTCCAACCCCCACTCGTCGCCAGATACTTTGGACAACGTGACAAAGCATCCTTTTTAAACCATACGTCTTTCTCGTAGTCAGCGACCCCGAAGTGTTGCTCTATAACAGAGAAAAGTCAAACATCATGCTTTAGCACACGCCTTAAGAAATTCTCTTTCGAATGAGAGTAACCCCATTTTAAAGAATCGGTGAACAGGGAAACGCTTGTTGTCTGTTCTCCATTTTCTTGAGAACTTGAAACATCTCAGTCTCATGCGTACCCAACAGTCTAATGAGCGATATACCTTTTGTACATTGCCCAGCCGAAAATAGTTGACATGCCCACGAATTACGGGGTTTAATGTATCAACGATGGCTTGCAGATTGACGCCCTGTGTACGTCTGGTGATGTCTCTGATGTTGTTCCTTCGGCAGGCTCAGGACAGGCTCTTGAGTTTGTTCAGTGATTTCGTGCTTATACCCTTATACTTGCCCTTGAAATCGTATCCGAGAAACCTGAAACCTCTTTTGAAGTTGGTGAGCTTGGTTTTATCCTCGCTCAGCTTCATTCCAAGTTTCCCTGCAATGATTTCTTTGACATAGCTGAGGGCGGCTGGGAGTTCATCTTTTGTTTTAGTCATGACAACGAAATCATCGGCGTATCGGACAAACTTATATCCAGCCTTTTCAAGTTCCTTGTCGATGATGTTACCGATAAGGTTTGCAAGCAAAGGGGAAATTACACCTCCTTGCGGAGTGCCTTTGTTTGTCTCATGCACGATGCCGTCCTCCATGACCCCTGCCTTGAGCATGTTCTCAATACTGTTCAAAACCCATCCATCAGCAATTTTCTCACGTAAGGAGTCCATAATAAGCTTATGGGGTATGGTGTCATAGAATGCCATTATATCGGCATCAAGGACGCTGGTATACCCTTCCTGCTTATACTGTTCAAGCCGTTTGATAGCATCGTGACAGCATCTGTCAGGGCGAAATCCAAAGCTGTTATCTGAGAATCCTTTCTCAAATATTGGCTCTATGATTTGCCTGAACGCCTGCTGTACAATCCTGTCCTTAACAATGGGAATGCCAAGAGGTCTCTTGTCATGCCTGCCTTTGGGGATGTATACCCGCAGGACAGGCGCAGGGTTGTATATGGCAGTCTTGAGTTCCTGATGGATACTCATGATATTCACATCAAGATTGGACTCAAATTGCTTAATACTTACCCTGTCAAGACCAGCTTTGCCTTTATTCTTCTTTACGTGTTTGAAAGCAGCATAAAGGTTTTTCAGACTAAACACCTTGTCTCTTAATGAATGATACTTAAGCATCTCTCGATATATTCCTTTCGATTGATTACGGATAATAGACTTGTCAATCGTGTTTCCTGGGTACGGATTCTCCCAAACATAGGCAAAAACAAGAGAGGCTCTTGTTACTGCTTACCTACGCAAAAGAGTTTCTTTTCTCATTGAACGTATTCAATCTGCCACTTTCATCAATTCCACTACGGTTATGCCCCTTTCATTTCCGATTCACACCGGAAACTATTATGAGCAATGCTGACGACTTCAAAGATAGACTTGTGAGAGAAGCTTGTCTATCACCATCTCATACAGCTCGGACTTCGGAATTTCCTTATACCTTGCTGTTAGGGAATTTTGCCCAAGGCGTAAGTCCTCCCCCGGTCATATGGATTACCCCTTTTCCCTTCGTGATGTATGTTCAAACGCATTAACCAGAGATGGTTTTACTTAATCTGTTTATCCATCTCCAACAAAGGACATTGTCAGTGCTTCGCTGAGAAATGGCAGTTGGCACGGAATAACACGCCACACTCATACACCCCAAAAGGTCGTCTGTACCTCGTAACTCCGTCATACCCCTCACGGGTATATGCTATCTTTCTACGCATACGGATTGCTCCATTGTGTGCGCATAGGCACAAACTTCTCTACGAGGATTAGGCTCGCAGAGGTGGTATTTTCAACCACTCAGGTATTCCATACTTCAAGGCACACACATCTCTGCCAATTTCTCTTGAAATGACGGACATTGCTTTAAAAAAATACTCATCCTTTAGCCCAATAAAACCAATATCAACATCAGAGTCTTTTTGAAACCTATATGGCTTCGTTATCGAACCAAAGAGATAGGCTTCTTTAATAGGTATTTCATGGCTCAGCATATCAAATGTTTTAAATAGTTTTTCTATCAACCGAAGTCGTAACTCTTCCCGTTCTTTTTTTTCTTGCTCAAGTATTCTATCAAGTAAAAATGTCGAAAATCTTTTACCCATTTTCTATCTGTTTTGTTAAATAATTGTCTCAATATACCGTTTAAACTTTTCTTTAAATATAAGGCTATCAAAGCCTTCAGCATGTTTTCGAATCGAAAGCGGATCAAATATATTTTTATTATGTTCGAAAAACCTTACAGCCTCCAGGAGAGATTCTGTTGTTTGTTCTGTAAAAAATACCCCTGTTGGTGTTTCTGGCTGTTTTTGTTTCATTTCGGGTCTGGATTCAGAGTCAGGATAAATTCCACGTACGGTTTCCAGCACACCTCCCTTAGCATAGGCAATTACCGGTTTCCCGCATGCCTGTACCTCAAGAGGCACAATGCCAAAATCTTCCACTCCGGGAAAGATCAGTGCCTTGCAATTTCTGTAAAAATCTTTCAATACTTCTCCCGGTTGCCAGCCGAGGCACTTAATGTTATTCTTTGCCATGTTTTTAATGAGTTGCTCTTCCTGTCCCCCTCCGATAATTACAAGAGGTAATCCCAATTCCCTGAATGCCTCAATGGCAATATCAATTCTTTTGTAAGGGGCAAATGCGGATACGATAAGATAGTAGCCGCCTTCTTCATAGGTATCCGGTGGAGTAAATAATGAACAATCCACTGGAGGATGAATTACCTTTGCGGTTCTTCGGTAATATTTTTTAATGCGGTTTGCCACATTGTACGAGTTGGCGGTAAAATAATCCACCCGGTTTGAAGACGATACATCCCACATCCTCAGATAATGGGCAAAGATATTCATTGCCGTCCTTGTCATAAATCCCTTCTTGTTTTTCCCGAAATACGTATGGTAGTGTTCCCACACATACCTCATGGGGGTGTGGCTGTAACATACGTGAAGCGTGGAAGGGGGGGTAATTACCCCTTTTGCGACACAATGGCTGCTGGAGATTACCATGTCGTATGCATCGACAGAGAAACTCTCTATTGCAAGTGGAAACAAGGGCAAATATGTGCGGTAGTGTGTCTTTATCAGGGGTAATTTCTGTAAAAAGGAGGTGTAGATAGTCCTGTTTTCTATTAAGGGCGATACTGACCCTGGAATATGGAGCAAAGTAAATATATCTGATTGCGGGAAAAGCTCACAGAGACACTCCAGTACCTTTTCCCCCCCACGCATGCCGGTGAGCCAATCGTGAACAATAGCAATTTTTTTCATATTATTTTACGTTCGATACTATTTTAAGAGACGTTAGTTCACCGCATAAGATGCCGGGAGTGCAGAGAAAGCGTGGTTTGAACGACTGGTTTTAGGTATCTTGAGTCCGTTGGGTCGTGAGGGTTAGTCGGGTCACCCCAACAAACCCTATAATAAATTAGGCCTTCGGCAACTTTTTCGATGATGTAGGGCGAAGTGCCACTTCGCCAGTGACGAAGCAATCGCTTCGTCCTACAACTTTAAAATTCCTATACACCCAGGCAAACTCGACCAAAGCTGGGGTCTCTGTAATTTAAAACGTTTGTTATTATATTGAAACTATCTTCATGTTTTCAATGTAATAATGACGGTTTATAGGTTGACATCTGTCATTTTACGAGATAGTATGCTGAAAATTGAAGAGGAAAGATAAAAATATATCCCCCTTTCCGGAAAGATTTCAACAAAATCCTTATTTTAAGCGGGTTTCCACAAATTCAAAATAATATGTAGTCGCAGAATAAATGGCCTATTTATTAATACAAATCCTTTATAACCCTATAAATACTGACTTGACAAAATATTTTATTAATGATAGTGTAGTCAAAGAATATTGGGACTACATTATGCACCTTACTTATAGCGATTCTAAATACAAAGGGAAAACCTATAAATCTTACTCTATTGCCGAATCCTACAGGGATGGCAAAAAGGTCAGAAAAAGAATACTTTGGCCCATCGGGAAACTTTCCGATATTCAAGCCGAGCAAATCAAACTGATATGTAAAACAGTTGAAAACACAGATCAATTGCAGACTCAGCTCAAAGACGTTGCAGTCCTGGAAAGCAGGGCATATCTCGATATAGCCGTTGTTAATGAGTTGTGGAACCAGTGGCAGCTTGATCAGGCTTTTGACTACGATGTCACTGCAGGCGCCCTTCCTACCAATATGATTGCAAAGATACTGACTATTAACAGGTGCACCGATCCGTGTTCTCATTATTCCATTCCTCATTGGGCGAAAAAGAGCGCGCTGGAGGACATTCTTAAAATTGATCTTTCAGGCCTAAATGACGATAAAATCTATTATGAATTAGATAAAATACACAAAAACAAAATATCTATAGAGAACCACCTTTTTAACCAAACCTTCTGGAAACGTCCGGAATCCTATAAATTTATCAACTACGACCTAACTACTTCCTACTTTGTGGGATATAACTGTGATCTATCGGCATTTGGCAAGGGCAAAATAGAGTGTCATGGCAGGCGGCAGGTCTTACTGGGTGTTCTTATCAACTCTGAGGGATATCCTTTCAAATGGGATGTATTCCCCGGGAACACCGCTGAGGTAAAAACCCTCAAACAGAATATCAATGCCTGTAAAACCAGATTCAAATTGACTGATAAAAACGTCACCCTTGTATTTGACAGAGGCATAATCTCTGAGGACAATGCCAATTTGATAGAAGAAGCCAAACTCAAATACATCTCGGCATTGGATAGAAATCAGATACCCTCTTGCGGTGTCAGTTTAAAGTCTCTTAATGGGTTATCCATAGAAGATAAGGACGCCTCCGATATACCTATCCCGCAAGGGTTTTTAAACTATGATGATGAATTATACTACCATGACAATGGCGTCATAGGAAACAAGCGTTTTATTACCGGTTTTAATCCCACTTTATTTATAGAAGACCGCAATAATAGAGACGAGAAAATAACCTTTTTTAAGGATTATCTCAAAGAAGAGAATAAAAACCTTAAAAATGCCCAAAGAGACCGGCAATATGACGCAACAAAGAGCCGCATTGTAGATGAGCTGAAAAGGTTAAAGATTCATAAATATTTCGAAGACCCTGTTCTGACGTCCATCACCGTTACCCATAGACTGAAAAACGGGCAGGTCAAATCCGTCAAAAGTTTCAAAATAGAAATCAAGCTGTTAACTGATGTTATAGCCGCAGATAGATTGTTGGATGGCGTATGTGTTTTTATCACTAACCATACAGAACGGGAAGATGGAGGTGCGTTTAAAGCAAAACCCCAATCTATAGTTAGAGCCTATCGGGACAAGACAAAAATAGAAGATGTCTTTAAAAATGTAAAATCGTTCTTAAAAATCAGGCCCTTCTTTGTCAATACCGAGGCACATGTTAAAGCCGTCTATACTATCTGCATCCTGGCATATTTTATAAACCGTTATCTATCAAACCAACGAAAGGCAATAGGAGAAAAAGATTTTTTAAACTCAAAGGAACTCTATGCGCCGTTCAAAGATATAGATATCGCCACTCTTGAGGCTAAAAATACCGGTGAAACCTTAAAGAAAGCCGTGAAACTTCCCGCCGTCACACAAATGCTATTGGAAAAACTTGGAATGTCCAATGTTGTTTTCGGCCAGTAATTAAAAGACTTCCAAAAGACATGTAGTCGCAGAATCAATGTTTATAAGTGTTTGCCAAATTTGACTTTAGTAATTTCTTTC from Candidatus Kuenenia stuttgartiensis carries:
- a CDS encoding helix-turn-helix domain-containing protein is translated as MNPFLSEKTRIEFKKAHKKEPHRRHADRIKAILLLDSGWSYEEVAEALLLDDQTIRNYEKLYKDKGFDGLLSDNYVGCMPKLTCEQEEQLKDHIRKNNYSAAKEIVEYVKQTFNKTYTPEGMVHTLDRLGFTYKKTTIVPGKANPEKQKEFIENYKQLKEEKAPGDIVKQIRFSKNLHTPGPSF
- the leuS gene encoding leucine--tRNA ligase, which encodes MAQREYNFTGIETKWQGYWEGCGLFYTDDTKKKDKFYCLVMFPYPSGTLHVGHGRNYIIGDVVARYKMMKGYNVLSPIGWDAFGLPAENAAIKGGTHPAAWTHKNIKAMKHQLHRWGVGYDWDREITSCNPDYYKWTQWIFLKLYENDLAYKKKAAVNWCPSCSTVLANEQVVDGCCERCDSPVRQRDLVQWFFRISDYAQKLLDDLSLLEGWPERVKTMQANWIGRSEGVRIDFRLEGSGEILPCFTTRSDTLYGVTFVSLAPEHPVIEQLVIGSQREGEVMAFVERARNQGMVERTAEDAVKEGIFTGMYVINPVNNTKVPLWVGNYVLMEYGTGAVMGVPAHDQRDFLFAKKYHLPVKAVIQPEGESFDAEAMKEAFTCEGVLVNSEAFNGMPNTRAMVAIAEHLETKGLGKRTVTYRLRDWLISRQRYWGTPIPIIYCETCGTVPVPESQLPVLLPEEIEFLPQGMNPLAKIDLFVNTTCPKCAAPAKREVDTMDTFVDSSWYFLRYLSPKDNNQPFDKKKVNVWLPVDQYIGGVEHAILHLLYSRFITKALYDLDFIGCKEPFHHLFTQGMIIKNGAKMSKSKGNVVSPDVLIEKYGADTQRLYTLFIGPPQKDAEWNDRGVPGAHRFLNRLWQKVIEFEESYAKVGRTQIDMQKLPPKAKAIYRQTNQTIKKITDDLDTSWHFNTAIASIMELLNNIDSFKVVAPRNTEEELEFRVFRYSMETILLLMAPFVPHICEELWEAMGHKPSIFNNKWPEYDKDAIQEEEVEIVIQVNSKVRSHISVPVDISDENLKERVMIDESVILCMKGKTEVKTIIIPKKLVNIVVK
- a CDS encoding group II intron maturase-specific domain-containing protein codes for the protein MRDITRRTQGVNLQAIVDTLNPVIRGHVNYFRLGNVQKVYRSLDCWVRMRLRCFKFSRKWRTDNKRFPVHRFFKMGLLSFEREFLKACAKA
- the ltrA gene encoding group II intron reverse transcriptase/maturase, whose product is MLKYHSLRDKVFSLKNLYAAFKHVKKNKGKAGLDRVSIKQFESNLDVNIMSIHQELKTAIYNPAPVLRVYIPKGRHDKRPLGIPIVKDRIVQQAFRQIIEPIFEKGFSDNSFGFRPDRCCHDAIKRLEQYKQEGYTSVLDADIMAFYDTIPHKLIMDSLREKIADGWVLNSIENMLKAGVMEDGIVHETNKGTPQGGVISPLLANLIGNIIDKELEKAGYKFVRYADDFVVMTKTKDELPAALSYVKEIIAGKLGMKLSEDKTKLTNFKRGFRFLGYDFKGKYKGISTKSLNKLKSLS
- a CDS encoding glycosyltransferase, which produces MKKIAIVHDWLTGMRGGEKVLECLCELFPQSDIFTLLHIPGSVSPLIENRTIYTSFLQKLPLIKTHYRTYLPLFPLAIESFSVDAYDMVISSSHCVAKGVITPPSTLHVCYSHTPMRYVWEHYHTYFGKNKKGFMTRTAMNIFAHYLRMWDVSSSNRVDYFTANSYNVANRIKKYYRRTAKVIHPPVDCSLFTPPDTYEEGGYYLIVSAFAPYKRIDIAIEAFRELGLPLVIIGGGQEEQLIKNMAKNNIKCLGWQPGEVLKDFYRNCKALIFPGVEDFGIVPLEVQACGKPVIAYAKGGVLETVRGIYPDSESRPEMKQKQPETPTGVFFTEQTTESLLEAVRFFEHNKNIFDPLSIRKHAEGFDSLIFKEKFKRYIETII
- a CDS encoding IS1634 family transposase, producing MAYLLIQILYNPINTDLTKYFINDSVVKEYWDYIMHLTYSDSKYKGKTYKSYSIAESYRDGKKVRKRILWPIGKLSDIQAEQIKLICKTVENTDQLQTQLKDVAVLESRAYLDIAVVNELWNQWQLDQAFDYDVTAGALPTNMIAKILTINRCTDPCSHYSIPHWAKKSALEDILKIDLSGLNDDKIYYELDKIHKNKISIENHLFNQTFWKRPESYKFINYDLTTSYFVGYNCDLSAFGKGKIECHGRRQVLLGVLINSEGYPFKWDVFPGNTAEVKTLKQNINACKTRFKLTDKNVTLVFDRGIISEDNANLIEEAKLKYISALDRNQIPSCGVSLKSLNGLSIEDKDASDIPIPQGFLNYDDELYYHDNGVIGNKRFITGFNPTLFIEDRNNRDEKITFFKDYLKEENKNLKNAQRDRQYDATKSRIVDELKRLKIHKYFEDPVLTSITVTHRLKNGQVKSVKSFKIEIKLLTDVIAADRLLDGVCVFITNHTEREDGGAFKAKPQSIVRAYRDKTKIEDVFKNVKSFLKIRPFFVNTEAHVKAVYTICILAYFINRYLSNQRKAIGEKDFLNSKELYAPFKDIDIATLEAKNTGETLKKAVKLPAVTQMLLEKLGMSNVVFGQ